A region from the Ciconia boyciana chromosome 1, ASM3463844v1, whole genome shotgun sequence genome encodes:
- the ENO2 gene encoding gamma-enolase isoform X2, which produces MPARSWTPVGTPPLRWTCTHTKACFEQRSPAVHPLVSTKHWSCETMTSRVSLEKGLSVVDQEKIDNLMLEMDGTENKSKFGANAILGVSLAVCKAGAAEKDVPLYRHIADLAGNSDLILPVPAFNVINGGSHAGNKLAMQEFMILPVGAESFRDAMRIGAEVYHNLKSVIKEKYGKDATNVGDEGGFAPNILENSEALELLKEAIDKAGYTDKIVIGMDVAASEFYRDGKYDLDFKSPDDPSRYISSDELGDLYQSFVRDYPVVSIEDPFDQDDWEAWSKFTANVGIQIVGDDLTVTNPKRIERAVEEKACNCLLLKVNQIGSVTEAIQACKLAQENGWGVMVSHRSGETEDTFIADLVVGLCTGQIKTGAPCRSERLAKYNQLMRIEEELGDEARFAGHNFRNPSVL; this is translated from the exons ATGCCCGCGAGATCCTGGACTCCCGTGGGAACCCCACCGTTGAGGTGGACCTGTACACACACAAAG GCATGTTTCGAGCAGCGGTCCCCAGCGGTGCATCCACTGGTATCTACGAAGCACTGGAGCTGCGAGACAATGACAAGTCGCGTTTCCTTGGAAAAG GGCCTCTCTGTTGTGGATCAAGAGAAGATAGACAATCTGATGCTTGAGATGGACGGCACAGAGAACAAAT CCAAGTTTGGCGCCAATGCTATCCTGGGAGTTTCACTGGCCGTGTgcaaggcaggagctgcagagaaggaTGTCCCCCTGTATCGGCACATTGCTGACCTGGCCGGCAACTCCGATCTCATCCTTCCTGTGCCA GCTTTCAATGTGATCAATGGAGGTTCCCACGCAGGAAACAAACTGGCCATGCAGGAGTTCATGATCCTGCCTGTGGGAGCTGAAAGCTTCCGCGATGCCATGCGCATCGGGGCTGAAGTCTATCACAACCTCAAGAGTGTCATCAAGGAGAAGTATGGCAAAGATGCTACCAATGTTGGTGATGAGGGAGGCTTTGCCCCCAACATCCTGGAAAATAGTGAAG ctctggaGCTCCTCAAGGAAGCTATCGACAAGGCGGGCTACACGGACAAGATTGTCATTGGTATGGATGTGGCAGCCTCCGAGTTCTACCGTGATGGCAAATATGACCTGGACTTCAAGTCCCCAGATGACCCAAGCCGCTATATTTCTTCAGATGAGCTGGGTGACCTCTACCAAAGCTTCGTACGTGATTATCCAG TGGTCTCCATCGAGGATCCCTTTGACCAAGATGACTGGGAGGCCTGGTCCAAGTTCACGGCCAATGTGGGAATTCAGATAGTGGGAGACGACCTGACAGTGACAAATCCCAAGCGCATCGAGCGGGCTGTTGAAGAGAAGGCCTGCAACTGCCTCCTGCTCAAAGTCAACCAGATTGGATCCGTCACAGAGGCCATCCAAGC CTGTAAGTTGGCCCAGGAGAATGGCTGGGGCGTGATGGTGAGCCACCGATCTGGGGAAACCGAAGACACCTTCATTGCTGATCTGGTTGTAGGACTGTGCACTGGGCAG ATAAAGACGGGTGCTCCCTGCAGGTCTGAACGCCTGGCTAAATACAACCAGCTCATGAG GATTGAGGAAGAGCTTGGCGATGAAGCACGCTTTGCCGGACACAACTTTCGCAACCCTAGTGTTCTTTGA
- the ENO2 gene encoding gamma-enolase isoform X1 — protein MRNAAKVADGGSQSRWTWWRALHRLQRALMSLTETRHSAWQSRGSMPARSWTPVGTPPLRWTCTHTKACFEQRSPAVHPLVSTKHWSCETMTSRVSLEKGLSVVDQEKIDNLMLEMDGTENKSKFGANAILGVSLAVCKAGAAEKDVPLYRHIADLAGNSDLILPVPAFNVINGGSHAGNKLAMQEFMILPVGAESFRDAMRIGAEVYHNLKSVIKEKYGKDATNVGDEGGFAPNILENSEALELLKEAIDKAGYTDKIVIGMDVAASEFYRDGKYDLDFKSPDDPSRYISSDELGDLYQSFVRDYPVVSIEDPFDQDDWEAWSKFTANVGIQIVGDDLTVTNPKRIERAVEEKACNCLLLKVNQIGSVTEAIQACKLAQENGWGVMVSHRSGETEDTFIADLVVGLCTGQIKTGAPCRSERLAKYNQLMRIEEELGDEARFAGHNFRNPSVL, from the exons ATGAGGAATGCTGCCAAAGTGGCTGATGGGGGATCCCAGTCCAGATGGACGTGGTGGAGGGCCCTGCACAGGCTCCAGAGAGCCCTGATGTCACTGACAGAAACTCGCC ACTCAGCATGGCAGTCGAGAGGATCCATGCCCGCGAGATCCTGGACTCCCGTGGGAACCCCACCGTTGAGGTGGACCTGTACACACACAAAG GCATGTTTCGAGCAGCGGTCCCCAGCGGTGCATCCACTGGTATCTACGAAGCACTGGAGCTGCGAGACAATGACAAGTCGCGTTTCCTTGGAAAAG GGCCTCTCTGTTGTGGATCAAGAGAAGATAGACAATCTGATGCTTGAGATGGACGGCACAGAGAACAAAT CCAAGTTTGGCGCCAATGCTATCCTGGGAGTTTCACTGGCCGTGTgcaaggcaggagctgcagagaaggaTGTCCCCCTGTATCGGCACATTGCTGACCTGGCCGGCAACTCCGATCTCATCCTTCCTGTGCCA GCTTTCAATGTGATCAATGGAGGTTCCCACGCAGGAAACAAACTGGCCATGCAGGAGTTCATGATCCTGCCTGTGGGAGCTGAAAGCTTCCGCGATGCCATGCGCATCGGGGCTGAAGTCTATCACAACCTCAAGAGTGTCATCAAGGAGAAGTATGGCAAAGATGCTACCAATGTTGGTGATGAGGGAGGCTTTGCCCCCAACATCCTGGAAAATAGTGAAG ctctggaGCTCCTCAAGGAAGCTATCGACAAGGCGGGCTACACGGACAAGATTGTCATTGGTATGGATGTGGCAGCCTCCGAGTTCTACCGTGATGGCAAATATGACCTGGACTTCAAGTCCCCAGATGACCCAAGCCGCTATATTTCTTCAGATGAGCTGGGTGACCTCTACCAAAGCTTCGTACGTGATTATCCAG TGGTCTCCATCGAGGATCCCTTTGACCAAGATGACTGGGAGGCCTGGTCCAAGTTCACGGCCAATGTGGGAATTCAGATAGTGGGAGACGACCTGACAGTGACAAATCCCAAGCGCATCGAGCGGGCTGTTGAAGAGAAGGCCTGCAACTGCCTCCTGCTCAAAGTCAACCAGATTGGATCCGTCACAGAGGCCATCCAAGC CTGTAAGTTGGCCCAGGAGAATGGCTGGGGCGTGATGGTGAGCCACCGATCTGGGGAAACCGAAGACACCTTCATTGCTGATCTGGTTGTAGGACTGTGCACTGGGCAG ATAAAGACGGGTGCTCCCTGCAGGTCTGAACGCCTGGCTAAATACAACCAGCTCATGAG GATTGAGGAAGAGCTTGGCGATGAAGCACGCTTTGCCGGACACAACTTTCGCAACCCTAGTGTTCTTTGA
- the ENO2 gene encoding gamma-enolase isoform X3: MDVVEGPAQAPESPDVTDRNSPLSMAVERIHAREILDSRGNPTVEVDLYTHKGMFRAAVPSGASTGIYEALELRDNDKSRFLGKGVLQAVDHINSTVAPALVGSGLSVVDQEKIDNLMLEMDGTENKSKFGANAILGVSLAVCKAGAAEKDVPLYRHIADLAGNSDLILPVPAFNVINGGSHAGNKLAMQEFMILPVGAESFRDAMRIGAEVYHNLKSVIKEKYGKDATNVGDEGGFAPNILENSEALELLKEAIDKAGYTDKIVIGMDVAASEFYRDGKYDLDFKSPDDPSRYISSDELGDLYQSFVRDYPVVSIEDPFDQDDWEAWSKFTANVGIQIVGDDLTVTNPKRIERAVEEKACNCLLLKVNQIGSVTEAIQACKLAQENGWGVMVSHRSGETEDTFIADLVVGLCTGQIKTGAPCRSERLAKYNQLMRIEEELGDEARFAGHNFRNPSVL, translated from the exons ATGGACGTGGTGGAGGGCCCTGCACAGGCTCCAGAGAGCCCTGATGTCACTGACAGAAACTCGCC ACTCAGCATGGCAGTCGAGAGGATCCATGCCCGCGAGATCCTGGACTCCCGTGGGAACCCCACCGTTGAGGTGGACCTGTACACACACAAAG GCATGTTTCGAGCAGCGGTCCCCAGCGGTGCATCCACTGGTATCTACGAAGCACTGGAGCTGCGAGACAATGACAAGTCGCGTTTCCTTGGAAAAG GGGTCCTGCAGGCCGTGGATCATATCAACAGCACTGTCGCCCCAGCTCTCGTGGGCTCT GGCCTCTCTGTTGTGGATCAAGAGAAGATAGACAATCTGATGCTTGAGATGGACGGCACAGAGAACAAAT CCAAGTTTGGCGCCAATGCTATCCTGGGAGTTTCACTGGCCGTGTgcaaggcaggagctgcagagaaggaTGTCCCCCTGTATCGGCACATTGCTGACCTGGCCGGCAACTCCGATCTCATCCTTCCTGTGCCA GCTTTCAATGTGATCAATGGAGGTTCCCACGCAGGAAACAAACTGGCCATGCAGGAGTTCATGATCCTGCCTGTGGGAGCTGAAAGCTTCCGCGATGCCATGCGCATCGGGGCTGAAGTCTATCACAACCTCAAGAGTGTCATCAAGGAGAAGTATGGCAAAGATGCTACCAATGTTGGTGATGAGGGAGGCTTTGCCCCCAACATCCTGGAAAATAGTGAAG ctctggaGCTCCTCAAGGAAGCTATCGACAAGGCGGGCTACACGGACAAGATTGTCATTGGTATGGATGTGGCAGCCTCCGAGTTCTACCGTGATGGCAAATATGACCTGGACTTCAAGTCCCCAGATGACCCAAGCCGCTATATTTCTTCAGATGAGCTGGGTGACCTCTACCAAAGCTTCGTACGTGATTATCCAG TGGTCTCCATCGAGGATCCCTTTGACCAAGATGACTGGGAGGCCTGGTCCAAGTTCACGGCCAATGTGGGAATTCAGATAGTGGGAGACGACCTGACAGTGACAAATCCCAAGCGCATCGAGCGGGCTGTTGAAGAGAAGGCCTGCAACTGCCTCCTGCTCAAAGTCAACCAGATTGGATCCGTCACAGAGGCCATCCAAGC CTGTAAGTTGGCCCAGGAGAATGGCTGGGGCGTGATGGTGAGCCACCGATCTGGGGAAACCGAAGACACCTTCATTGCTGATCTGGTTGTAGGACTGTGCACTGGGCAG ATAAAGACGGGTGCTCCCTGCAGGTCTGAACGCCTGGCTAAATACAACCAGCTCATGAG GATTGAGGAAGAGCTTGGCGATGAAGCACGCTTTGCCGGACACAACTTTCGCAACCCTAGTGTTCTTTGA